The DNA sequence GGGCAGACCTGCAGCGATTGCGGCAAACATCATCAGATATGCACCCATTGCGTCTTCCTTTTCCCTTTCAGGGATTTCATCGGGTTGAGGGACAGGAAGATATTTTGGTGTTGAAGTCATGAAATTTATATAGTGTGTCTACTTAATATAAAGAAATTTCTTAAACTGAACCCACGAGGTTTCAAAAACCTCGTGGGTTTTAAATATAAGATAAAACAAAATTCAATAGATAAGTTGGTTTAAAGACAGGCATTATTTTCCTGAAAATGGAGGATAATCGTCCGTCATAAAGCTAAGGTATAAATTGACACGGGTTATCCACCTTATTGTTCCTACATTGAATTCATGCCATGATTGGGGGTAATTACCAGTGAAAAGCACAGCCCACCATGCAAGGAACATTAGAATTGTTGTCCAAAGAAACCTGAAATACCAAATTAAAATATGCGGTAATGCACAATAAATCCCTCCAAAGAAAGCTTTCAACAACAAAGTACCCCTACTCAGACTTTCGGGATATGGCATTTCAAACGTTGTAAATTCATCGGTACCTTTTACTCCAAAAGCAGGGTAGCCATCGCTTAAATTGTAAACTCTGGCTGTAAGTCTTAAAGACCATCTCTGTAATCCTACCTGAAATTCATAAAAACTTTGTGGATACCTTCCTGTAAAAAGAATAGCCCAAAAAGCAATGAATGTCAAAATACTTGACCAGATGCTTACAAAAATTAAAAGGAAATAATGAGGTAGTATAATATATATACCACCAAATAATGTTCTTAAAAGCAATTCCCCCCGGGAATAGCTTTCCTGATGTTTAATTGTTAGTTCCATGATTTTTCTTTTTTAGTTAATAATAAATTTAAGACGGGCAAAGGTAGAAAAAAGATATTTTGATATACAATTTTTTACATATATTTTTTTATTTTAGATTTACGATTTAGATTTACGGTTTAGATTTATAAAACATACGTAAATTGTCACTCCTAAATCGTAATTCTTAAATCGCAAATCAAATGCATACCCCGGAAAAAATCTTATCTGAACTAAAAAGTAAAAAATACGCCTCCGTCTATTTCCTCCAGGGAGAAGAGCCATATTATATTGATTCAATTTCTAATTATGTAGAGAACAATGTGCTAAGCGAATCAGAAAAAGACTTCAACCTGTTCATCTTGTATGGCAAAGATGTGGATATGAGTATGGTGCTAAGCAATGCCAGGCGCTTTCCAGTGATGGCACAAAGGCAAGTAGTGATCGTAAGAGAAGCACAGGAAATAAAAGATATTGTAAAAGAAACCGGCCAAAAACAATTAGAAGCATACATACAAAAACCGCTGCAATCTACTATACTCGTATTTTGTTATAAGAAACTATTAGATGGAAGGAAAAGGATCGCACAAAAGTTAAAGGAGC is a window from the Cytophagales bacterium genome containing:
- a CDS encoding DUF4389 domain-containing protein, which translates into the protein MELTIKHQESYSRGELLLRTLFGGIYIILPHYFLLIFVSIWSSILTFIAFWAILFTGRYPQSFYEFQVGLQRWSLRLTARVYNLSDGYPAFGVKGTDEFTTFEMPYPESLSRGTLLLKAFFGGIYCALPHILIWYFRFLWTTILMFLAWWAVLFTGNYPQSWHEFNVGTIRWITRVNLYLSFMTDDYPPFSGK